Genomic window (Alkalibacter saccharofermentans DSM 14828):
GGTTCCCAGGAGGCAAGGGTCTTGGTTTTTTCCGGCAAGAAGCTGAAAGAACCGGTAGCCTGGGGAGGTCCGATAGTTATGAATACCCAAGAGGAGTTGGAACGGGCTTTCAAGGAACTGGACCAAGGCACGTTCATCAAGCACAAAAATTTTTAAAATTATTTATTTAGGGTAGGTGATAAAATGGACAAGGGACCGCTTGTTATAAGTAAAAAGCCTGTCGTTGGGATAAGTGCTTGTTGTATGGGGAGCCCTGTAAGGTACAATGGCAAGGGATGGAACATGCTGGATTCCATAGGCAGAGAAAAAAATGATTTTATATGGTGCCCCGTGTGCCCGGAAGTTTTTTCTGGGTTAGGGGTTCCGAGAGACCCTATCCATATAGCCGGTGATAACGGAGGGGATGTATGGAGAGGAACTGCCAAGGTATCGAACAGAGGCAGAAAAGACGTAACTTCCGAAATATTAGAAGGGTGCGTGACTGCTCTTTCTATACTGGAGAAATCCGAGGCAAGGGCATATGTATATCTTGACGGAAGCCCCTCCTGCGGAGTATACAGAACCAGCTTGAAAAACAAGAGGATAGGCAAGCCGCCGGGAGTATTCGGGTCCATGCTTTATGACAAGGGTTATTTCTTGATACCTGTTTTGGATCTTCAAAGTCCCATAAGATGGTGGGACTGGAAGAGAAGGCTACTGGCGTTTTTGTGGCTGGAAGATGCAGCCATTACAAATAAGAAAGAGCTTTACGATGTTTGGTACAGATATAAGTTTATATGTCAGGAGCTAGACGAGCCTTGGGCCAGGGAAAAGGGTAGAGAGCTTGCAGGCCTTTCAAATGGAGTGGATGAAGAATATATAAGCTTTTTCAAAAAAGAGATATTGGACATATTGAGAAAACCTTCTAAGACGAATAAAATAGTAAACAGTCTCTGGAAAAACTACAGCTACTACAGAAGGGTAACCCATGAAACAATAGAGGGGATATATGAACCGGACATTCCTAGAAACGTAACAAAAGTGGCAAAGGAGCTTGGAGTCATGGAAAGGGCGGCCTACGATAAGGGAGTTTTTTTTGGGACATCTCCAGTGATATACAAAGGATTGTCGAGAAGATAAGTTGATAGTTAAATAACAAACGAAATACTTTGGATTAAAAAGATCTTTGAAGGAAGAAATTCCGAAAAGATCTTTTTATTATGAGAAAAACACATTGATACAAAAGGGAAAAGCAGAAAAATACCTGCAAACGTTTAATCGGATTTATCGTTAAAAATATATCTAAAACCTATTGACTTGCAACTATTTATCGTAGATAATTAGAAACAACAAGACAATGATAAATAATTAACAAAATAAAAGTTGAGCTAAAAATACAAAATAACAGGAGGTTGGAAATGGCGGTTAAAGAGGTTGGCAAAGAAAAAATAGTAATGGAGAAAAATGCGTCTGATATAGTGGATGTTATGGCGGAAAAAGCGAAGAGAGCGCTTGATCAATTCATGGCTTTCGATCAGGAGAAAGTGGATGGAATAGTAAAGGCCATGTCCATGGCGGGACTGGATCAACACATGCCACTGGCAAAAATGGCCGTAGAGGAGACAGGCAGGGGAGTATACGAGGATAAGATAACAAAGAACTTGTTTGCAACTGAATACGTGTATCACAGCATAAAATACGACAAGACTGTAGGTACGATCAATATAAACGAATTGGAGGGGTACGAAGAGGTTGCAGAGCCTGTGGGGGTAATAGCGGGGGTCACTCCTGTAACGAATCCAACATCCACCACCATGTTTAAGGCGATAATAGCTATGAAGACTAGAAATCCCATAATATTTGCATTCCATCCTGCCGCACAAAAGTGCAGCTCAGAAGCTGCAAGGGTGGTAAGGGATGCGGCAATAGAGGCAGGAGCACCAGAGGATTGCATCCAGTGGATTGAACAGCCTTCGATAGATGCTACGGATCAGCTGATGAACCACAAGGATGTGGCCTTGGTACTTGCAACTGGAGGATCGGGGATGGTAAGAGCGGCATACAGCACTGGTAAGCCAGCCCTAGGCGTGGGTCCGGGAAATGTCCCATGCTACATAGAGAAGACCGCAAACGTGGAAAGGGCTGCTACCGACTTGATGTTGTCAAAATCCTTCGATAACGGCATGATCTGCGCTTCAGAACAAGCAGCCATCGTAGACAAGGAGATATCTAAGGAATTTGAATCATATATGAAAGAAAACAATTGCTACTTCACCACCGAAGAGGAAAGAGAAAAACTTGAGAAGTATGTGATAAACGCTGCCAAAGGTGCGGTTAATCCTGAGGTAGTGGGAAAACCCCCATGGGAGATAGCTAAAAATGCAGGTTTTGAAGTAGATAAAGACACGAAGATTCTAGTAGCCAAGATTAAAGGCATAGGACCTGCTTACCCGCTCTCAAGAGAGAAGCTAAGCCCGGTATTGGCTTATTTAGTGGCCGATACTATTCAGGACGGAATAAAGAGAGCTGAAGAAATGGTGGAATTTGGAGGTATGGGGCATTCAGCGGTCATACATAGCGATGATGATGAAGTGATCAGAGAATTTGCAGCCAGGATCAAGTGTGGAAGGCTGATAGTCAACTCCCCATCCACCCATGGAGCTATAGGAGATATATACAACACCAATATGCCTTCACTGACGCTAGGGTGTGGAAGCTTTGGGGCAAATTCAACGACTGCGAATGTAACAGCCGTGAATTTGATCAATAAAAAAAGAGTTGCCAAGAGGAGAGTGAACATGCAGTGGTTTAAAATCCCCGAGAAAATCTTTTTCGAGTTTGGGTCCACCCAGTATCTCGAAAAGATGCCGGACATAAGCAGAGCGTTTATCGTAACTGATCCAGCCATGGTGAGCCTGGGCTACGTTGACAAGGTGTTGTATTACCTTAGAAAGCGTCAGACTTATGTACACAGCGAAATATTCACAGAGGTAGAACCGGATCCTTCAGTAGAAACCGTCCTTAAGGGAGCAAAGGCTATGGAGAGGTTCAAACCTGATGTGGTCATCGCCTTGGGGGGTGGAAGCGCGATGGATGCAGCTAAGGGAATGTGGCTTTTTTATGAACATCCAGATCTTGAATTCGATTCTCTTAAGCTTAAGTTTATGGACATAAGAAAGAGGGTTTTCAAATTCCCTAAGATGGGCAGCAAGTCAAAGATGGTGGCAATACCCACTACAAGCGGCACAGGTTCTGAAGTCACTAGTTTTGCGGTGATTACCGATAAAGTCAAAAACATAAAGTACCCTCTGGCGGACTACGAACTGACACCGGACGTAGCTATACTGGATCCTGACTTTGTTATGACTGTTCCCAAAACCATAACAGCGGATACCGGGCTTGACGTATTGACCCATGCTATTGAGTCATATGTCAGCATTTTAGCTTCGGATTATACGGATGCACTGGCGATAAAGGCCATTCAGCTTGTTTTCGAGTACTTGCCAAGAGCGTACAGGGATGGGGGGGACAAGTTGGCGAGAGAAAAAATGCATAATGCGAGCTGCATAGCGGGTATGGCATTCACTAACGCGTTTCTGGGGATAAACCACTCTTTAGCACACAAGCTGGGAGGGGAATTCCACATTTCCCACGGGAGGGCAAATGCGGTACTGCTGCCCCATGTTGTTGAGTTCAATGGAAAAAAACCTAATAAGTTCGTATCATTCCCCAAGTATGAAACCTTTATAGCTGACAAAAAGTACGCTGAAATAGCGAAAGTGCTGGGGCTTCCGGCAGCTACCCCGGAGCAGGGAGTAAAAAGCCTTGTAGAGGCGATCCGGGCCTTGGCGAAGGAAGTAGGGATTCCGGCAACAATAGGGGACTGCGGAGTGGATAAAAAAGAATTTGTGAGTAAGGTTGATTTCCTGGCTGAAAGGGCGTTTGAAGACCAATGCACCACGGCAAATCCCAAAATGCCCCTGGTGAGAGAATTAGCCGAGATATATAAAAAAGCGTATTAAGAGATTCATACAAAATGTTTTGAGGGAAAGGACGCCTGCTGGCATCCTTTCCCTCGATTTAATTTGCGCGGCTATGGGTATATATAAAGAGATAAAAGATTTAAATGGAGGAGATTGAATTGAAAAAAACTGCGTTCTTTGCCTTCAGGGGACAGGAAATGTGCTTCGTTCACGTGCTGTTAAACGCGTTGGATCTTCATGAGAAAGGGGAGGAGGCTAAAATAATTTTCGAAGGAGAAGCGGTGAAGCTTCCGAAAGCATTGGAGGAAAACAAAAACAATCTGTACTTAAAGGCTAAAGAAATAGGCCTTATAGACAGCATCTGCAAGGCCTGTTCGGCAAAAATGGGCGTTCTTGAATTTAACGAAAGTCTAGGTATACCCATGGGCGAGGACCTTAAAGGTCATCCATCGATGTACCGGTACATGAAAGAAGGATACGAGATTATAGTGATGTAGTTAAACTACAAAGCCTTTCCATCTACAATCTCGATTGCCCGTTCAAGCAGCTTGATTACCTCGTCCTTTTTTTTGTAGAAAGAGGGTATCCTGCTTTTAAAATCCTCAAAATAATAGTCAAAAGTCTTCAATATATTGATTTCATCCAATACAAGGAAAATATACTTTCCCGACCGCCTGTTGTAGATATTGAAGGTGGCGGCAGAATTTTCCTTGTAGAATATGTTCAGTTTCTCCAGGTTTATTTCCTTACTCCTGATGTAGAAGCAAAGGTTGTAGTTTGGGTTTTCTTTCAGGGCTTTGACGATGTTGTTCAAATAGGAGACGAGGATCTCCCCTTTTAAGGTTATGTGGCCTTCTGAGAGCAAAGTGCCCATTGGGTGTCGATAGGTTTTCGTATGGGTTATCTCTTCTAGGACATCTAGGTTGACATAATCCCATATCGTAAAAGCGTCAAGCTTGTCCGAGAAGACGTTCTTTATGTTAAGATAGAATCCAAGGCTTGTCTGGTCTGAAAAATGGTTTTCGATGAATTCTTTATCTATGAAAACAGGATTCAAATGATTCCGTATCGTATGGTAGCATCCCGGATATGACATAGTAGCGTCCCAGTAGTTGAAATATGAGTCCCTGTTTTCTTTTTCGTATAATCGAAGCAATGTCTTGCACTGGCTAAGTATAGCCAGGAAGTTGTTTTCAAAAACTTTCGTGGACACAGGATCCGAGTAGCAAAATGTTCTGTTGGGCTCGTTCGAGTCAGAATTTTCATAAGCGATCAGAGCCATTTTTCCCTTTATGATGAAACAGGTCTGCTTAACCCGGGATTCTACATATCTGGGGAAGTAATAGGATTTGATTTTTCCTTTTAAATGCAAGGGTATCCAGTATGTTAGGATGCTGTACAGTTCGGTGATATCCCTGTTTACTGTGTGGATTATAATGACCTGATGTCTTTCTTCGATGATTTTTTCTAGAAGCTTGGCCCAGGCTTTTAAAAACTCTCCATCTTCAGTCATCCACTCCATATTGGCTTCGCTTAACAGATAAAGTTCTTCCTTGGCATCAGAGATTAAGACAGACTTGAGGAAATTCAGTACGGCATGTCTTCTGCCCTCGTTGCCTGCGTATACTTCAAAATCGTATTTATCGGGAGCCGACCCGGGGGCTATCTCTGGCATGGAGTCGAATGGCTGGGGAATGCTGTCTTCATGGGAGCTGAGCTTGCTGATTCTGTTTATTATGCCCGATGAAAGAGCTTCTGCGCTGTCCGGAACATTTCTGCTATTGGTGCCATAGGTGGCGAGCCAATCCGCCAGGATCTCCAAATCACTGTTTTTTTTGTATTCTTCCACATAATCCTTGTGTGATTTTATTATTTCGTAGATATAATTCTTTTGATAATCATATGTGCAGGAATGAATTATATATTCTGCAATGGAAAGAATATAAGTTGAATTTATGCTGATGCTTCGCTTTCCGGATTTCCATCTGCTCACGAGAGAAGGGTCTACCTTTACAAATTTAGCCAGCTTGCTGTTGTTGATCTTTAAAAAATCCATTAATTGACTTAAATTTTTTGAAAAACTCATGAATTCACCCCCAAGTATCTATATTTTCATAATGACATACCGTGACGATAAATGTCAATGACAATTGTCTTGTCAGAAGATTAAATTATCCGACATGGGATATAATATACTTAACAGTTCAGGTTGCTGTTATTTTAAATATCATAGTTAAAATTCCCGAAATTGTTTTGGATAAGTTTAATCGTTGAATGTTTTATTGGGGGATGCATTATGGAACGGGATGCATTAAACTGATTATCCAGAACGGACTCACAAAGTGAGTGTTCGGGATTTTCTTTTTTTGGCTAGAAAAGCTGGCTTAACACATCTTCTATGAAACCGTGCTTTTGTATGGGCTCGATTCCGTGCTGGATCAAAACTTCCCATGCTCCCGGCCCTATTTGGCTGGCAATGACCATGTCGCAGCCAAGAAGCTTTTCCACAGCCTCTTTTAAATCCTCGTCTTCATGTTCTCCCCAGTTGCAATAAGGCTGGGTTTCAATGAGCTCCAAGAAATCGAAAGACCCATCTCTTGCAGAAAAAATCAAAAACTTTGTGGCATGGCCGAAATGCTGATTGATAAATTTCCCGTCACTGCTTGCTACTGCTATCTTTTTATTCATCTATATCACTTCCTTGATCTTATAATGTTATACATGTTACCATTAAAGCCTAAAAATGACACGTTGATTCGTCAAGGCATTATTCCTCCCTGTTTTTCTGACAGGATTCACAGTAACCGAAAAGCTCGATGTGATGATCTACCAGGCGGAACCTTTTGCCTTCGGCAATTTGCTGAAACTCCGCTATTGGGCAGAAATCGAAAGTTAAAATTTTTCCGCACCCGATGCACTGGATATGATGATGGTGGGAGTTAGAGCAAATAAGTTTGTATAGGGCTGTTCCTTTGGCATCCGTAGTTTTATGGAGAAGCTTCAGGTTTTCAAGAGCCTCAAGGTTCCTATACACGGTAGTCATATTGGTTGAAGGCATCTTTTCTATACATTTTTTCAAAAGCGTCTCGGCTGATATCAGGGTGTCTGCAGAATCTACGAGAGCCTGCAGGATCAGCAGTCTTTGGGATGTCATCCGAAGTCCGGATTCTTTTATTGTCTTGAAAAGTTCATCTAGGTTCATCGTTCATTCCTCCACTTGCTTCATTATAATACATCTCGGTATTGACCTTCAAATAAAAAAAAAGTAAAATATAAGTAAATGCAAATAAGTTGCAATAAGGAGTTGATATTCAATGAAGATGAGGCTAAAAACAGTAATCCTTGTGGTGATGATGGGGATGTTACTTGTTTCTTGCACCGCGGAAGGGGTAAACAACGAAGAGAAAGAAAAAATTAAAATAGCGGTATCTATTGTACCACAGGCTACATTTGTGGAAAAGGTAGGTGGGGATCTGGTGGAGGTTGTGACGATGATACCTCCGGGAAACAATCCAGAAAATTATCAGCCAAGACCGAGAGACATGGTGGCTTTCAGCGAGGCGGAGATCTACTTCACCATAGGCGTGCCTGTTGAACAAGCCGGACTTTTATCCAGTGCAAAAGATCTGAACACTGAAATGGAGTTTGTAGACTTAGCGGATATTGTAGACAGCGCATATCCCTATATCGAATACTCAGAAAATAATTTTTATCATGAAGATGATCACTACCATGATCACAGCTACGATGAAGAAGAGGACGACCATAACCATGAAGGCAGGGATACTCACATTTGGATGTCTCCGAAAAGAGCCGTGGTGATGGTAGAAGCTATTAGGGACAACCTTTCAAGGATAGACCCGGAAAATGCTGAGATATACGAGGAAAATGCTGCCGCATATATATTCCAGCTTCATGAATTGGACAGAAGAATCAGTGAGACTATGGAAAGCTTGGAGTTTAGGACTTTCTTGATATATCATCCTTCAATGGGGTATTTTGCCGATGATTACGGACTGAATATGATAGCAATCGAGGAAGAGGGCAAGGAAGCCACAGCCCAGCGCCTAAAGGGCATAATAGATTTTGCCAAGGAAAATGAAATCAAGGCAGTGTTTTATCAGCAGGAACACGACAAGAATCAAGCAGAAACGATAGCTCGGGAAATCGGCGGCGAGGTTTTGGAAATTGCGCCCTTGTCTCCTGATTATATAGAAAATCTCAAGAATATAGAAGAAGCATTCAGCAAGGTGCTCAGCCAGGAGGGTTGATTTTGGAAATTATCAAGCTGGAGAGCGTATCTGTCAGGTACAACGGAGATAGCGTGCTTGACGGAATAGATCTAGCCGTCCAAGATAGGGAGTTTTTGAGCATAATAGGACCTAACGGCGGAGGAAAGACAACTCTTATCAAGACAGTGCTGGGTCTTGTAAAGCCTTGGTCAGGAAAAGTGACCTTGAAAGAAAATTTGAAAATCGGATATGTTCCTCAATACACTAAATTCGACAGGAATTTTCCCATAAGCGTATTCGATGTAATAATTTCAGGAAGAATAAAAAACAAGATAATTTGCTTTAGAGGCTATTCAAAAGAGGACAAAGAAGCGACTGAAAGGGTGGTTAAAGTTCTCAAGCTGGAGCATATACAAAAGAAACAGATAGGCAGCCTCTCTGGTGGCCAGCTTCAAAAGGTTCTGATAGGAAGGGCGTTGGTGGGAAATCCGGAGGTTTTGATTTTGGACGAGCCTACTGCCAACTTAGATGTTGAAAACAAGAGGGAAATATACGGAGTCCTTCACGATTTCAACAAGGATAAGGCAGTGGTATTGATTACTCATGACCTTGAGTACTTAAGTGAAAACAGCAGGGACGTAATTTTGTTAAATAGAAAGATCATTTATAGGGGCGAGTCGGTCAATAGACCGAAAGAGGGCCATAATCATTAGTAGAAAGTAGGATTGCCATGCTGGAGATAATACTTGAATATACTTTTATGAGGAATGCTTTTTACAGCGCCGTTTTGTCCAGTATTATCTGCGGAATGATAGGTACTGTAATAGTGGAAAAGAAGCTTGTAAGCATGAGTGGAGGTATCGCTCATACATCATTTGGGGGGATAGGACTGGGATACTTTATGGGAATCGAGCCCCTCATAGGAGGCCTGGCATTTTCCCTAGGGGCAGCTCTGGGCATATCAGCAATTAAAAGAAGCACTAATACTGAATCAGACACCCTTATCGGAATGTTTTGGGCAGTGGGCATGGCTTTGGGGGTTATATTTATTGCTATCAACCCTGGCTACCCGCCAGACATGACATCCTATCTATTTGGAGATATACTGACCGTTTCAAACATGTACGTAAAGGTGATCGCCGGACTTGCCGGGGTGATATTTTTATTGATCCTCAGCTTGTATAGGTATTGGCAGAGCTTTTTATTTGATGATGAATATCTGAAGATACTCGGGGTGAATACTGCTGTCCTGGAGTATCTTCTATACGGCTTTATATCCCTTAGTATAGTAATCTTGATTAAGGTGGTGGGAATAGTCCTTGCTATAGCTCTTTTAACTATTCCGCCTGCGACGGCTAAAATTTTTGCTAAAAATTTAGGCCAGATTATGATATACTCTACTCTGATAGGGTGTGGGACCAGTATAGGAGGGATGTGGATATCGTATCTGTACAATATCCCTTCCGGAGCGACCATAATTATGTTGTCGATTCTGGTGTACGGTCTTATGTACCCTGTTAAAACCATTGCTTTTAAAGCCAAGGATGTGAAATGATGTTCAATGAAAGAAATGTGCCGGGCTGGTTGAAAGGCGTGAATCTGCTGGGGCTGATTTTGGTCCTGTCAGTTAATGCTCTGGCCAATATCTTGCCGATAAACGGAATTGGTACCGGAGAGGTGTCCGACTCTTTTCCGAATCTGTTTGCACCAACCGGATTTACATTTTCAATTTGGGGGGTCATATATGCAGGACTGATCCTCTTCGTAATTTATAATTTTAATCTGATCGGAAAAAAACGATACAAAGAATCGGTTGAAAGGATAGGGCTGTTGTTTTTTATATCCTGCATTTTAAATTCAGCATGGATAGTACTGTGGCATTACCTGATGATCGAATTGACCCTGGTGGTTATGGTCCTTCTCCTTGCAGTGCTTTTAAGGATATACGTACTTGTCCAAGAAGATATGAACAGAGATCTTACTGAGCTGATATTTGTAAAATGGCCCTTTTCGATTTACGCAGGGTGGGTCACTGTAGCTACAGTGGCAAATGTGACGGCCCTCTTGGTCAAAATCGGTTGGGACGGCTTTGGCTTCTCAGAAGAGTTTTGGGCAGTTGTTATGATATTTGTGGCCACCTTGATAGTGTCCATAGTCGTCGCATCAAAGAGGGACATGGCATTTGGTTCGGTTTTTCTGTGGACTGTTTTTGGGATATATTCAAAGCATGTTGACGTATTCGAAGGAGCATACCCCAAGGTCATAATCGCTTGCTACGCAGCGGCCGTACTCACTTTGGCGGTAATGGCTTATGGATTTATTAAAAGACAAAGGGATAAAAAGAGAATGTTCTTCTAAAGATAAAGAAGCAGCTTCCTGTTTAATGGAAACTGCTTCTTTATTAATAATTCGTTACTTAAACGCCGCCGGTGCCGGTGCTTTTACCACAAAGATTTCAGCCAAATCGCTGCTGTCGTTGAATACGTTCATTTTTGTGTTGTAGGGGATGTTTATTATGCTTCCCTTTTCATAAGAATGGTTGTCTTGTTCATTGAGCTGCAGAGTTATGGTTCCCTGCGCTACTATCATGTAAACATTGGAATTTGAGTAGTGCTCAGGAAGGGCATCACCTTTTGGCAAGACCATGTGGTTTACATTTACGTTTTCGTCATCAACGATTTTTTCGATAGTCTTTTCTGCAACGAGTGCATATGAGTAGAGTTTTTCTAACATATTGGTACCTCCATTTATTAGTATTCTGGTTTTATGCTTCGATAATTTTTCCGTCAGTGCCTACTGTAACTACCTGCCATGGAACCATTACATCGGCATTTTTCATTGCTGTAACGGCAGCGTGAGTTATTCCTCCGCAGCATGGAACTGACATTCTCAAAACGGTGACGCTTTTGATATCGTTGTGCTTGAAGATCTCCGTGAGCCTTTCAGAATAATCTGCGCTATCCAGCTTCGGACATCCTATGATGGTGACTTTGTTTTTCATGTAATCTTCGTGGATGTTGGCATATGCAAAAGCCGTGCAATCTGCAGCTATCAATAGGTGCGAACCTTCAAGATAAGGCGCGTTTGGGGGAACCAGTTGAATCTGGACAGGCCACTGTCTAAGCTGTGAAACAGGTCTTTGAGAGAGTGCCTGATTCTCTGTCTTTGGCATATTATCAGCAGAATCAAATGATTGGATTCTTGAACCGGGGCAGCCGCCTGAAGAAACCTTAGGAGAGGTGGGCTTGCTTTGGGTGGTATTTCCAAAAGCCTTAGCTTCCCTTTCCTCCAATGTCATAGCTCCCGTCGGGCATTTAGGCATGCATTTGCCTAGTCCATCGCAGTAAGTGTCTGAAATCAATCTCGCTTTACCGTCTATTATCTGGAGAGCCTCCTGATGACATGCAGACACGCAAAGTCCACAGCCAACGCATTTTTCTTCGTCTATTTTTATTACAGTTCTTTTCATTTAAAATTCTCCTTGTTTTAAGTTTAATTTAATTTATCAGACACATTCTTGTCTGCATGGGTTTTGTTGCTTTACATGCTATATTGTATTATAATAAAACAAAATGGTCCGTATCCCAGGATACAAAAACGATGAAGGTGAAAAAATGTTGAAAAAATATTATAAAATACTTGAGAAAAATCCTCTTTTTGATAATATCGACGATTACAGCATAGATCAGCTCTTAGGATGTCTCCAGCCCAAGGTTAAAACCTACGAAAAAAATGAATTCATAGCATTTGCAGGGGATGAATTCACATCAATAGGGGTAGTCCTCGAAGGACAAGTAACTGTAATCAAGGAAAATGCATCCGGCAACAAGGTGATGATGTCCCTATTGGATCCGGGAGACATGTTTGGAGAGATGATAGCATTTTCAAATTTTTCGAAATGGCCTGCTACCGTTCAGGCGACTAAAAATGCAACCATAATGTTTATGGAAAAAAGCGCTATCGTCGGTGACTGTCCTAAAATGTGCACATGGCATAAAAGCTTGATACAAAACATGCTTAAGATCGTCAGCAACAGGGCGCTCATGCTAAACAAAAAAGTCGAGTACCTTTCAATAAAGAGCATGAGGGGGAAGCTGAGCAATTTTTTTCTGGAGGAATATAAAAAGTCAAAGGGTCAGGTTCTGGACCTATCCATGAATAGAAACGAATTGGCAGATTTTTTAAATGTGTCAAGGCCCTCTATGTCTCGAGAGATGGGAAAGCTAAAAGAGGAAGGAATAATCGATTATAAGAAAAATCAAATAAGGATCATAGACTTTGACGGCTTGAAGGAGATGGCAGAGTGACAAAAAAACAAAGGAGAAAGACGATGTTTAAGCTAGAGAACTGTGTATCTTACATAGCGACAAATGCAAGCAAGAATCTGGCGGAAGGGTTTGACAAAAAATTAAAGGCCTATGGCATCTCAAGGGTCCAATGGACAGCCCTTTATTACATAGGCAGAGACGAAGAGATGATCCAAAAGCAGCTTTCGGATCTAATGAGGATAAGGGAGTCGTCAACCACCCGCTTAATCGACAGGATGGAAAAGGAAGGCTTGATAAAAAGAAAAAATGACCCTGACAACAGACGCAAGGTGTCATTGACCCTTACTGAAAAAGGAAGAGACCTTAGAGCTGAGAGCTTTCACCACGGAGAAGAATACAGCTATTACATATCTCAGGACGTGAGTGATGAAGACATGAAGACCTTCATGAAAGTTTTGGACTTAATGATAAAAAGAGCCGATGAGTATTGATATCCACCTAAAAACTTGCTATACTAAGTGTTAGTGCACTATGTTAAATGGCATGAAAATGCCAATTATAATAAAGAGGAGGATAAAAAATGGCAGATCTTAAATTTGGAGTTGTGGCAAGAAGCGAAAATCCCACGAAGACGGTGGTGGAGACAAGAGGCTTTACCATGGTAATCGACGAGCCCAAAAATCTGGGGGGAACGAATGAAGGAGCCAATCCTGTAGAATATCTCGTAGCCGCTTTGGCCGGGTGCTTGAATGTGGTAAGTCACATGATAGCGGGAGAAATGGGCTTTGAGCTCAGAGGAGTTGAATTCAAGATAGAAGGAGACTTAAACCCAATGAAGTTCATGGGTAAATCAGATGCTGAAAGAACAGGATATAAGGAAGTAAGGGTTAGCGTAAAGCCGGATACAGATGCAGACGAGGAAACGCTGAAGAAATGGCTTGAAGAAATAGAAAAGAGATGTCCCGTAAGCGACAATATAGCAAATGCCACCCCGGTAGTAATTGAGCTGGCATAGACCCATGGAAATTTAAAGCCTTCCTAATCATTTAAATGAAAAGGAAGGCTCTTTTTTATCTCAATATCTCGTTTTGAAGTCGCCTGTGCTCCTCATAGGTGGAGGAGTAGTATGTCTTGTTATCCCCGTAAATGTCCGACAGGAAGTAGAAATAATCGTGATCCTGGGGATTTAGGGCTGCAGCTATAGAGGGCTCTCCGGGAGAATTTCCCGGACCTACGGGAAGGCCATTCACCAAATAAGTATTGTAAGGGGAATCGACCCTCATATCCGATGCGGAATATATCTGCTTGTGCACGCCCAGGGCCATCTGCAATGTG
Coding sequences:
- a CDS encoding metal ABC transporter ATP-binding protein, with amino-acid sequence MEIIKLESVSVRYNGDSVLDGIDLAVQDREFLSIIGPNGGGKTTLIKTVLGLVKPWSGKVTLKENLKIGYVPQYTKFDRNFPISVFDVIISGRIKNKIICFRGYSKEDKEATERVVKVLKLEHIQKKQIGSLSGGQLQKVLIGRALVGNPEVLILDEPTANLDVENKREIYGVLHDFNKDKAVVLITHDLEYLSENSRDVILLNRKIIYRGESVNRPKEGHNH
- a CDS encoding metal ABC transporter permease — its product is MLEIILEYTFMRNAFYSAVLSSIICGMIGTVIVEKKLVSMSGGIAHTSFGGIGLGYFMGIEPLIGGLAFSLGAALGISAIKRSTNTESDTLIGMFWAVGMALGVIFIAINPGYPPDMTSYLFGDILTVSNMYVKVIAGLAGVIFLLILSLYRYWQSFLFDDEYLKILGVNTAVLEYLLYGFISLSIVILIKVVGIVLAIALLTIPPATAKIFAKNLGQIMIYSTLIGCGTSIGGMWISYLYNIPSGATIIMLSILVYGLMYPVKTIAFKAKDVK
- a CDS encoding tryptophan-rich sensory protein, yielding MMFNERNVPGWLKGVNLLGLILVLSVNALANILPINGIGTGEVSDSFPNLFAPTGFTFSIWGVIYAGLILFVIYNFNLIGKKRYKESVERIGLLFFISCILNSAWIVLWHYLMIELTLVVMVLLLAVLLRIYVLVQEDMNRDLTELIFVKWPFSIYAGWVTVATVANVTALLVKIGWDGFGFSEEFWAVVMIFVATLIVSIVVASKRDMAFGSVFLWTVFGIYSKHVDVFEGAYPKVIIACYAAAVLTLAVMAYGFIKRQRDKKRMFF
- a CDS encoding cupin domain-containing protein, which encodes MLEKLYSYALVAEKTIEKIVDDENVNVNHMVLPKGDALPEHYSNSNVYMIVAQGTITLQLNEQDNHSYEKGSIINIPYNTKMNVFNDSSDLAEIFVVKAPAPAAFK
- a CDS encoding 4Fe-4S binding protein; its protein translation is MKRTVIKIDEEKCVGCGLCVSACHQEALQIIDGKARLISDTYCDGLGKCMPKCPTGAMTLEEREAKAFGNTTQSKPTSPKVSSGGCPGSRIQSFDSADNMPKTENQALSQRPVSQLRQWPVQIQLVPPNAPYLEGSHLLIAADCTAFAYANIHEDYMKNKVTIIGCPKLDSADYSERLTEIFKHNDIKSVTVLRMSVPCCGGITHAAVTAMKNADVMVPWQVVTVGTDGKIIEA
- a CDS encoding Crp/Fnr family transcriptional regulator, with amino-acid sequence MLKKYYKILEKNPLFDNIDDYSIDQLLGCLQPKVKTYEKNEFIAFAGDEFTSIGVVLEGQVTVIKENASGNKVMMSLLDPGDMFGEMIAFSNFSKWPATVQATKNATIMFMEKSAIVGDCPKMCTWHKSLIQNMLKIVSNRALMLNKKVEYLSIKSMRGKLSNFFLEEYKKSKGQVLDLSMNRNELADFLNVSRPSMSREMGKLKEEGIIDYKKNQIRIIDFDGLKEMAE
- a CDS encoding MarR family winged helix-turn-helix transcriptional regulator yields the protein MTKKQRRKTMFKLENCVSYIATNASKNLAEGFDKKLKAYGISRVQWTALYYIGRDEEMIQKQLSDLMRIRESSTTRLIDRMEKEGLIKRKNDPDNRRKVSLTLTEKGRDLRAESFHHGEEYSYYISQDVSDEDMKTFMKVLDLMIKRADEY
- a CDS encoding OsmC family protein; protein product: MADLKFGVVARSENPTKTVVETRGFTMVIDEPKNLGGTNEGANPVEYLVAALAGCLNVVSHMIAGEMGFELRGVEFKIEGDLNPMKFMGKSDAERTGYKEVRVSVKPDTDADEETLKKWLEEIEKRCPVSDNIANATPVVIELA